CATGCTCGTCCCCTTCCTCTGTCCCCTTCCTTGACCCCTTCACGCCCGGCTACTGCCCGCAGGCCGCTCCCGCCGGCCGGCGGCCGTGTTCGTCCGATTCAAGGGCCGCGGGCGCAGCGGCCGGTCGCCCGGCGCCCTGCGGTCCCCCGTTAACGTGCTCGCGGGTGGCCGCGGCCCTTTCCTGCTCCAGCGCCGCCCTTTCCTGTTCCAGGGTCAGCAGGCGGTGTTCCAGCTCTTCCATGTAATCCTGCAGACGCTGGATCGCTTCCGACACGGGGTCGGGCAGCTCGCCGTGGTTCAGGTCGACCCCCACGCGGCGGCCGTCCCGGATCACCACCTTGCCCGGGATCCCCACCACCGTGCAGTTGGGGGGCACCGGCTTCACCACCACGGCGCCCGCCCCAATCCGGCAGTTGTCACCGATGGTGATAGCACCCAGCACCTTGGCCCCCACTCCCACCAGGACGCCGTTGCCCAGGGTGGGATGACGCTTGCCCCGCTCCTTCCCCGTGCCACCCAGGGTGACCCCCTGGTAGATGGTGACGTCGTCACCGATCTCCGCCGTCTCCCCGATCACCACGCCCAGGCCGTGGTCGATGAAGCACCGCCGCCCGATGCGGGCACCGGGGTGGATCTCGATCCCCGTCAGCCACCGGGAGAAGTGGGATATTCCCCGGGCAATGAAGTACAGGCGGCGCCGGTAGAACCAGTGGGCAATGCGGTGCATCCACAAGGCGTGCAGCCCGGGGTAGAAGAAGACCACCTCCCAGACGGAGCGGGCGGCGGGGTCGCGCTCGAAGACCACCTGGATGTCTTCCCTCAGGCGTTCCAGCAGGCGGCGCAGCATGGGCTCCACCCCCAAATGAAAGGGCCCTTCCGCCTTCAGAGGCGGGAGGGCCCGCGGTTCCACTCTGATTGGGTGCCGGTCCGGCGGCGGGACGGCCGGTCACCCCCCTCCTGCCGGCCCCCGGGCCACCACCTCCACCGGCTCGTAGCCGAACCGCCGGCGGAGGCCGTGGCATCCCGCCCAGGCGGGAGCCCGGCAGCACCCGATAACGGCGGGCATCCGACGACGCCTACTGGGCCGGCCAGAAGGCCCCGGCCAGGCCGGGGCGTCGGAATCCAGGCCGGGCCGAACCCGGCCCGGAGATCCGGCCGTTGGGCGCGCAGCTCCCGGGTGCACTTCGGCAACGCCCCGGCCGGGGACCGCTTCCAGCCGGCGACGGTCCCTCTCTGACGGCGGAACGCGCCTACTCTCCCGTTCGTCGCCTTTGTCGCAACGATTGTCGTGCCAGCGGGACCGGAGCCGGCGGCCGGAACCGTCGCGGCCGCTGGCCTGCCAGTGGCTGGCTTGCCGTCATTATAGCGGCGGCCTTCCGCCGGGGTCAACGCGCCGTGGTGGGGCAAACGGGCCCACGGGGCGGCCCCTGGGGCACGCCCGGCGGCGACCCCGGCGGCGGCCCCGGCGCCCCGGTAGCGGGACGGGTTGGACCGCGCCCCCCTTGCCTGCCGGGCGCCCCCAACGTCACCCGCCCCAGCGCAGCACGCGGTACATCACCCGGGCCACACCGGCGGAGATCATGCCCAGGGCCTCGGCGGCCGCCTCCGACAGGTCCAGGTCGCGGCCCTCCACGTAGGGCCCGCGGTCGTTGATGCGCACCCGCACGCTGCGGCCGGTTTCGGGGTACGTCACCAGCAGCACGGTGCCGAAGGGCATCGTCCGGTGGGCCGCGGTCATTTCCCGGCCGGTGAAGATCTCGCCGCTGGCGGTGGGCCGGCCATAAAAACCAGGCCCGTACCAGGAAGCAACGGCCGGGATCCAGTTCGGCCAGGCGCCCGCCTCCGCTGCAGCGGCGCCCGCGTCCCGGTCAACAGTCGTCTCCTCCCGCTCCCTGCCTGTCGATGCACCCTCCTGCCTGGGGGGCTCGCCCTCGGGGGCGGCACCGGATCCCGCCTCCCCGGAGGCATCCCCTCGGGAGGAACCGCCCCCGCCCGCCGGCCCGCCTTGCTCAGCGGCTCCCTGCCCGGTTGGTGCCTGCGCCGAGACCTCGGCCCGCAGGCTGGCGTCAGGAATCAGTACCACCGGATCCGGTAGGGGACCGGCGCCGGCGGTGACGGCACCGCCCGCCCCGGCCCCCGCCTCCACCCCCGCGCCTGCGAAGGCGCGGATGCTTTCGCCTGCCGGCCATGGCCCGCCATGCCCGGCCGGTCCCGCGGCGTCATCCGCTGGACCGGCCCCCTCCCCCTTGCCGCTGGGAGACAGGGTTGCCCAGGCCTCGCCGGCGGCAATCTCCGGCAGCACGCTCCACCCGCCCGGGTTCAGCTGGGGCAGGGCCGGCGGCCACCAGCCCGCCAGCTGCCGGCGAAGGTCCTGCCACACGGGCTGGCCCGGGGTCGCCGTGGCTGCCACGGCATCGCGTACCGCGGCGACGGCGTCGTCTAGACGGGGCAGTGCCGCCTGCCCCCACTCCCTCAGGCTGCCGGCGGCACCGCGCCACTGGGCGCGGGTATCGGCCGCCAGAAAGGCCGCGAAGTCGTCGAGCCGCTGCACCTGTTCCCATAAGTTGCCTGCCCAGGCGGCCGCGGCGCCGGCCACCGCCACCGGCTCCGCGGCCGCGGAGCGGGGCGGCGCGACGGCCGCCGGCCAGGCACCACCGGCAGCGGCCCCCATGGCGAGCACCAGCAGCGTGGCGCGGAGAGCTCGCCCGAGGGTCCTTGCCGTCTCCATGCCCTTCACCCTCCCCACTGCCGGGGGGCCTTGGCAACCGCGTCCACGGGGGCGGACCCGCCCCGGTCCGGCCGGTGTCCCCTGGGACAGGGACCCGGCCGGTTGGTGGCCAGGCCGGAGCGGCGGCCGTCCCCGCGCGGGCGTGGCCGCCCGTCCATCCGGGTTCCGTCCAGCCCGGCAGGCGGTCCGGCGCTTGCCCTGGTGCCGGCGCCGGCCCGGGCGCGGGTGGAACCCTGCCATGGCTCCCCCTGCCGGTGCTGGCACAATGCACCAGCAGGCCCAAGTCTGGCCCGAACGGGCGCTTTCTATACGGAACGCCCCTGTACGGGACGCCCGGGCCGCAGCCCGGCAGAGCCAGCTCCCGGGTCAAGGGCCCGGGTGGGGGAGGAGGGACAAGGGAAAGCGCCGGGCGGAGGTGGCGGGGAGGCGGGTTGCTGAAAGGGTCCGCCGGGAGACGTCCGGGCTTCCGTCGCACCGCCATACGAAGAGAAAGGCGGCGGTGTGGCGGGACACCCCCATGCAGGATCCGGCGCGGGGAGGAGCGGGCACCGCCGCCAAGCAGCAGGGGCAGGCGGTTTGCAAGAACGGGGCGACCCTGGGCGGGCCAGGGGGCGGGGCGTCCCTGGCGCCAAGGAAAGGGATGGAGGCGGCCTGGACCAAGGCGCCACGGCCCGCCCTCTGGGCCTCGTCGTACGGCCCGCCGGCCAGGCCGTACGCGCCGCCGGCCCGGCGGTGCCGGGGAGCGAACAGGGCCGGGCCGGCGGTCTGGGCGCACGGCGGTGGTGCCGCCGCTGGCGCGGAAGCCGCCCGGTGCTCAGGATACGGGAGGGCGGCGCAGCAGCACGGCCACGGCCATGGCCGCCACGCCCTCCCGCCGCCCGATGAAACCCAGCCCTTCATTGGTGGTGGCCTTGATCCCCACCGCGCCCACCGGGACCCCGAAGGCCGCCGCCACCGCCTGCCGCATGGTCGCCACATGGGGTCCCAGCCGGGGTTCCTCCGCCACCACGGTCAGGTCCAGCTGCGCCGGCTCCCAGCCGTGACGGCGCACCAGGCCGGCCACCCGGGCAGCCAGGGAGGCGCTGGAGGCGCCGGCCCAGCGGGGGTCGCCCGGCGGGAACCAGTGGCCGATGTCGGGCAGGCCGGCCGCCCCCAGCACGGCGTCCATGGCCGCGTGGAGCACCACGTCGGCATCGGAATGCCCTTCCAGGCCTCGCTCCCAGGGGATCGGCACACCTCCCAGCACCAGCGGGCGGCCCGGCGCGAACCGGTGCACGTCGTAGCCGAAGCCGACCCGCCAGGGCAGGACCGCTCCAGGTCCGCCGCCGCCCCAGGGCCCGCTGGGGGATCCGGCCTGGTCCGGCACGGGCTGTTCCGCGGCGGCCTCCGCCCCCGACGCCGGCAGCCGGGATGTGCCCCCCGCGGGGTGGCGGGCCGGACCAGGGGCCTGCTCCTGCGCCTGCACCAGGTGGGCCGCCACGGCAAAGTCCACGGGCCAGGTCAGCTTGAGGTTGGCGGGGTCCCCCGGCACCACCGCCACCGGCACCCCCAGCCGCTCCAGGATGGCGGCGTCGTCGGTGAACCCCTGCCAGCCGCGGCGGCGAACCTCCTGGTGGGCTGCCCAGATCAGGTCCAGGCGGAAACCCTGGGGTGTCTGCACCGCCCGCAGGCGCCAGCGGGGCAGGGTGGATGCCACCCACTCGGGCAGGGAACCCCCGGCCGGGTCCGCGCCCGCCGGGTCTACCGGCAGGGCCGCACCGGCCCCCTCCCTCTCGCCCTCCCCGGCTCCGGGCTCGGGGCCGGGGGGATGGCCGGCCACCTCCTTGATGGTGTCGCCCACCGGCACCGCCGGTACTGCCGCCCCGTACCGGCCGGCAGCCGCCAGCACAGCGCGGATCAGGTTCGGGGTGACCAGGGGGCGGGCGGCGTCATGGATCAGGACCCAGGCCGGCGGCCGCGGCCCCTCCGCCAGGCAGCGCAGGGCTGCGTAGACCGAATCCTCCCGCTCTGCGCCGCCGTCCACCAGCTGCACCGCCACGCCGGGGGGCAGCCAGGGACGCACCCGCTCCTCCCAGAGAAGACGCTCCTCGGGGCGCAGGGCCACCACCAGCCGGCCGATCCCCGCGGCCGCCAGGGCCTGAAGGGAGCGGGCCAGCACCGGCCGGCCCGCCAGATCCCGGAACACCTTGTTCAAGCCGCCGCCCAGGCGGGTGGAACGACCGGCGGCGGGGACCACGGCGGCCACACCGCCGGCCAGGGCGGTGGCCCCACCGGCCACCGTTACCGGTTCATCCGGACGGGTCACGGCGCCGCCCGCCCCATCACCCGGGGCCGTGCGAAGATCATGCGCCCGGCGGCGGTCTGCAGCACCGTGGACACTTCCACGTCGATGCGCTGGCCGATGTACCGCTTGCCGCCCTCCACCACGATCATGGTGCCGTCATCCAGGAAACCTACGCCCTGGCCCGCCTCCTTGCCCTCGCGGATGATCTGGACCTCCATGGACTCGCCGGGCAGCACCACCGGCTTGACGGCGTTGGCCAGCTCGTTGACGTTGAGCACCGGCACGCCCTGCAGGCCCGCGATCTGGTTCAGGTTGTAGTCGTTGGTGACCACCTTGCCGTTGAGCCGCCGGGCCAGCCGCAGCAGCTTGGTGTCGACGTCGTCTCCCTCCACGTCGCCCTCGTAGATCTCCACGGGCACGGGCGATTCCTGCTGGATGCGGCGCAGGATCTCCAGGCCCCGCCGTCCCCGGTTGCGCCGCAGGGTGTCGGCCGAGTCGGCGATGCGGCGGAGTTCTTCCAGCACGAAGCCGGGCACCACCAGGGTTCCCTCGAGGAACCCCGTCTCGACCACGTCGGCGATGCGGCCGTCGATGATGGCGCTGGTGTCCAGGACCTTGTACGAACCGGCCGGCCGGGATGGGGCGCGGTCCCGGTCCCGCTCCCGCCCCGGTCGCGGCAGGGCGGCCAGCAGGTGGACCAGGTCATCCCGGCGCTTGACGGCCACCACCGCCCCCAGATAGGCCAGCAGCACCGCGAAGATGGGGGGCAGCAGCGGGCCCACCACCGGCACCAGCCCCAGAGGGCCGCTGAGCAGGTTGGCGATGACCAGGCCCGCTATCAGCCCCAGCACCCCGGCCAGGGTGTCCTGGATGGGCGTTCGCACCAGCCGGGATTCGACCCACTGGGTGAACTGGACCACCTGCTGCCAGATGCGCAGGGCCGCCGCATACCCGCCGAGGCCGCCCAGCAACAAAAAAAGAACCATGATTCCGTATGTCCACTGGCGGGGCAGCTCGGCCAGGATCTGTAGCGACTCCTGCTGCAGCAGCCCATAGTAGGCCAGCCCCAGGCCGCCCAGGGCACCCAGGACGGCGAAGGCCAGCCGGATGGACCGCATGCGCACGCCTCTCGCCTCCCTTCGGTTGGCCCCATGTCGCCGTTGGCCTGATGGATCCGCGAGGCGCCCCCCACCGCAGACTACCCGGCGCCTGGCGGCGGGCTGTCCCGTTCCCGGATCCCGCTCTCCGGCCCCCCAAAGGAATTCGCCCCCTCAGCCTCCTTTGGGCGGGTCTGTGGCAGTCTCTGGCGGGTGCAGTTCGATTATACCCCCGCATAGGCCCCCGCACAGGAAGGGCGGCGCCGGTGCTGACGGCAGGGTCCCGGTTTACGCCCCGCCCGCCGGCTCGGCCGCCCCGAGGTGCCGTTCCACCAGGGCGTCGGCCTCGTCCCGCCCCATGCCGCCGGCCAGGGCCAGCTCGCTGACCAGGATCTGGCGCGCCTGATCCAGCAGCCGCCGTTCACCCCCGGACAGGCCGCGGGCCTTCTGGCGGGCGCTGAGGTTGCGGACGACCACGGCCACCTCCAGGATGTCGCCGCTGCGCAGCTTGTCGGCATGCTCCCGGTAGCGGTGGTTCCAGTTGGAGTCCAGGGGTGGAACCGGTTCACACAGGGCCTCCAGCACCGCCGGCACCTTGTCCGCCGGGATCACGGGCCGCAGGCCGCTCTGCTGGGCGCTGGCCGTGGGGATCATAAGCCGCATGTCCCCCACGGGCAGCCGCAGGATGTAGTACCGGTGCCGTTCCCCCAGCACCTCCCGTTCCTCGATGGCCTCGATGACGCCCGCGCCGTGCATGGGATAGACGACGCGATCCCCCACCTGGAACACCGCCTCACCTCCCAGGGCCGGGGCCGGGGCCAGGGCAGCACCACGGCTCCCGCTCCCCCAGTGTACACCAGGGAGACCTCCTCCGTAAAAAGAGTGAATTTATCACCCTGATTAAGCCCCGTCAACGAATTCCTTGGGACTCGCTGCCCGCCGGTGCCCCGGGAGCCCAGGCCTTGATTGACGCGCCTTTCCCGGGGTGCCTATAATAGCGCCAGGCCGTGGGGATGCCCGTGCAAGAGGGGTGACGCGGTTGAAGGACCTGTTGGTGGATGAGTTTCAACACGCGGTGGCCGACTGCCTGGTCCGTCACCGCAGCGTGTTGGACGTCCTGTCGAAGTTTCAGGAAGCCAACGCCCGCGTACACCGCGCCGTGGCCAAGGCCGTAACCAGTTGTGGCTGCATCAGCATCCACGCGCAGCGGCCCAAGATTCCCGCCCAGAGCACCCTCCGGGACTTGAAGAGCTATATGGACGACCATGTCGACGGGACGCTTTGCGAAAGCTGCCGCGAGGTCCTCGAGGAGGAACTTGGCAAGCAGCTTTTTTATTTGGTCGCCCTCTGCAACCTGTTCGACATCAACACCTTCGACCTTTTCATCAAGGAGAACCGCAAGCTCTCAACCCTGGGGATGTACCACATCTCCTGAGGGCCGGACTTCCCGGGCCGGATCCCCTGCCCGGGCTGGCAAGCCGGGACCCGCGACGCAGCAGCGGCGGGGACGGCTGCGCGGCGGGAGCCAGGCAAGAGGGGAACGCCGGTTCCGTGGCCGGACGGGGTCGCGTGCCCCCGGGAACTTCCCCGTTGCAAGACGGTGCCGGTTCCGGCCGCGAGGAGGCGGAAGCTTGTTCCGCGTCACGGCTGCGGCCCGCACCGCGGCCCGCGGCTAGCTCGCGCGGCAGCAACGGTCACCCACGCCGCGGCCCGGAGGCGGTTCCCGCCGCAAGGGGATCGCGCACGCTGCGGCCGGGAGGCGGCAGCCGGAGAGGACACGGTTTGAGGGCAGGGGGCGGCACCCCAGGGTGCCGCCCCCTGCCCTCAAACCCTCGCACGGAAACCCGCGCCGGGCGCACCCGGCGCCGTTCAAGCGCCCTGGGCCGCCAGGGCATCCCGCAACAGCTCCGCCACCTCCGGCCGGGTGAACTCGGGCGGCGGCAGCTCGCCGGCCCGGAGCATGGCCCGCACCCGGGTACCGCTCAGATGGAGGCGGTCGGCGGGCGGGTGGGGACAGGTCTTCACCGTGGCCATGGCCCCGCAGCGCCGGCAGTAGAAGGCATGCTCGAAGCGCAGGGGGATGACGCCCAGTTCCTCCGGCGCGAAGCGGTCGAAGATGCGATGGGCCGCGTAGGGGTCGTAGTAGGAGCCCACCCCGGCGTGGTCGCGCCCCACGATGAAGTGGCTGCAGCCGTAGTTCTTTCGGATCAGGGCGTGGAAGAGGGCCTCCCGCGGGCCGGCGTAGCGCATGGCCGCCGGGAAGGCCGCCAGGACCACCCGCTCCTGGGGATAGTAAACCCGGACGGCCACCCGGTAGCTTTCCAGCACCACGTGCCGGGGCAGGTCGTCGGCCTTGGTCTCCCCCACCAGCGGGTGCAGCAGCAGCCCGTCGACCATCTCCAGGGCACACTTCTGCAGGTATTCGTGGGCCCGGTGCAAGGGGTTGCGGGTCTGGAAGCCCGCCACCAGGCGCCAGCCCCGCCGGGCGAAGAGGCGCCGGGTCTCCGCCGGCTCCAGCACCCACTCCCGGGCCCAGGTGGGCTGGCGCTCAAACACCACCACCGGCCCGCCCGCGCACCAGTCGCTCTCCCCAGCCAGCCGCGCGACCCCGGGATGCGCCAGATCGGTGGTCCCGAAGACCAGCACCGCCTCCCGCTGCCGGTCCCGGCGGAAGACGTCCCGGACCTCCATGAGCCCGCAGGGCCGGCCGCCCTCATCCACCAGCAGCACCGCCGGCGCTCGCCGCACGGCCTCCACCTGGTCCGGCGGGACGGAGAGCACCACGGGCAGCGACCACGGCAGGCCCGAGGCCAGCCGCATGGTGTCCACGCAACTGCGGTAGTCTTCTGCGGTCATGAAGCCCTCCAGCGGGCTCAGGGCGCCGGTGGCCAGAAGCTCCAGGTCCGAGCGCTCCCGGGGCGAGAGCACCAGCCGGGGCAGGCCCGCCTGGGCTGCAGCCCGCCGCTCTGCCGCCAGGGCGGGGTCATCCACCAGGCGCCGGCAGAGGCGCCCGCCGTGGGGTGGAACCAGCCCTTCCTCCCCCACGTCCTCCCCCAGCGCCGGTCCGGCGGCCCGGGTTGAGCCCGGCGCCTCCACCTGCGGTGCAGCGGGGCCCGCGCCCCTCCCTCCCTGGGTTCCGCCTCCTGCCCAAGCGAGTCCCCCGGCTGCCTGCGCCCGTGCCTGGGCCGCTCCGCCGGCTCCGGTTCCTTCCCATCCCGTCATGCCACCTGTCCCCCCTTCCGCCCTGCCGTCAGGCATGGAGGCCGCACTCCGTCTTGTTGAACCCCGCCCAGCGGCCGGCCCGCGGATCCTCCCCCGGCGCCACGGGGCGCGTGCAGGGGGCGCACCCGATGCTGGGGTAGCCCCGGTCGTGCAGGGGATTGTAGGGCACGCCGCGGCGGAGGATGTAATCCCACAGCTGGCTGCGGGTCCACCGGGCCAGGGGGTTGACCTTGATCAGGCCGAACCGGCGGTCGGCCTCCACCACCGCAGCGCCGGCCCGCTGGGGCGTCTGCTCGCGGCGGATGCCGGTGACCCACGCGTCGAAGCCGGCCAGGAACCGCTGCAGGGGTTCCACCTTGCGCAGCCGGCAGCAGAGGTCCGGGTCCCGCTGCCACAGGCTGGGGCCGTAGCGCCGGGCCTGTTCTTCCAGGGTGAGAAGGGGCCGGACGGCCACCGGCTCGATACCGTAATACTCCGCCACCCGCCGGCAGGTGGCGTAGGTTTCGGGAAAGTGCAGGCCCGTGTCCAGGTAGAACACGGTCACAGCCTCCAGCTTGCCGGCGGCGGCAGCCATGTCGATCAGGGCCACGTCTTCCGCCTGGAAGCTGCAGGCCAGGGCCAGCCGGCCCGGAAAGCGGTCCAGGGCCCAGCCCAGGATGGCCTGGGGAGACGCCTCTTCCAGGGAGCAGGCCAGGGATGCGATCTCTTCCTCCGGCAGGGCCAGGGGGCGCGGCGCCTGCGCGTTGGCCAAGATCTCCACCTCCCGAGGTTGGGACCGGGTCCCGGTTCCGTCCCGGCGAGGCCAGGGGCCCGCGACCACGGCTGTGGCAGGGGGCAGGGGCGGGGCGAGCCGCTCCGCGCAGGCCCGGGGGGGCGACCCGCAGGTGGAACCGGGACCGGTGGGGCAGGGAGACCGGCACCCCGGCCGGGGCGCCGGCCCGCCCTCACCCGCATTAGCCTAGTGCGCAGGCGGGGCAAAGGTGCAGGAAATCCGGGCGAGCGACCCATCCCGAGGGCCCGGGGGCGGGGCTGGGCCCCGGCGGACCGGGACCCTGGCTGCGTCCCGCGCCGGTTCGCGTTCTGGGGGGTGGGCGCTATGGTAAGGCCACCTCCCGCGAGCCAGGCGCCAGGCCGCACGGGCGGTCCGGAGGCGAGGCTGCGCCCCGGCGCCGGTTCGCCCTCCGGGGACCGGGCGCCAAGGCAAGGCCGCCTCCCCAATCCTGGCGCCAGGCCCCAAGGGGGCCGTCAGGCGGCTTGCTGAGGAGGGGGCGCAGGATCCGCCGGCGGGCCGCAGGGGGGGGCAGGGTGGCGACGGGGCTTAAAGCTCAGTGGCGCCGCTCGAGGAAGGCCTGGTCCTGGAGCCGGCGCAGGCCATCCTTGATGGCCCGGGCGCGGACGCCGCCGATGCCCTCGACTTCGTCCAGCTGGTCGACGGTGGCGGCCAGGATGCGGGGCAGCCGCTGGAAGTGGCGGACCAGGTTCTCGATCACCGCGGCGGGCAGGCGGGGGACCTTGTGCAGGATGCGGTAGCCCCGGGGGGTAAGGGGTGATTCGTCGTCCTCCTGGGCGGCGTAGCCGAGGCAGCGCACCACCGCCGCCCGCTGGGCCAGTTCCTCGGGCGAGAGGGCGTGCAGGGCAGCAAGGGCCTCCCGCTCGGCGCCGGGCTCGGCCACGTAATCCCGCACCACCAGCCGGTACTCGTCCTCCAGGCCGCTCAGCAGCTCGTCCAGCTGCAGGCGGACCAGCCGGCCCTCGGTGCCCAGCTCGACGGTATACCCCTCGATCTCCTGGCCGATGCGACGGACCTGCTCGGCCCGGCCCAACACGTAGGCCACGTCGCCGGCGGTGACCAGGTCTTCGAACTCCAGCACCGTCAGGTGCCCGAGCGCCTGGAGGAACACGGCCCGGTAGCGCTCCAGGGTGGCCAGGGCCTGGTTGGCCTTGGCCAGCATCAGGGCGGGATCGCGCAGCACGTAGCGCAAATCGCCCCGGTAGACGGTGATCACGTTGCGGCGCTGGGAGATGGCGATCACCAGGGCGCCCGTCTGCCGGGCCATGCGCTCGGCGGTGCGGTGGCGGATGCCCGTCTCGAAGGACAGCACCCGCGGATCGGGGATCAGCTGGACGTTGGCCCGTACGATGCGCCGCCCGTCGGACGAGAGGATGATGGCCCCGTCCATCTTGGCCAGCTCGTACAGGTGGGCCGGGGTGAGCTCCACGTCGAGCTCGAAGCCTCCGGAGCACAGCTCCAGCACCTCCGGGCCGTCGCCCACGACGATGAGGCCCCCGGTACGGGCTCGCAGGATCTGGTCCAGGCCCTCCCGCAACCGGGTGCCGGGCGCCAGGCGGCGCAGGGCGGCCATCAGGCTGTCCTTGCGGTCGTCGGCGGTCATGGCAGCCTCCTCGCTGGCGGGCCGGGCCTGCCTGGCCCGCCTCCTAGCCCACGGTGGCGGCGATGGCTTCTTCCACCCGCTGCACGGGCACCAGCTCAAGCTCGCCCGCCACCCCCGCCAGGGCCGGGGTCAGGTTGCCCCGGGGCAGCACCACCCGGCGGAAGCCCAGGCGCTGGGCCTCCCGCACCCGCTCGTCAACCCGCTGGACCGAGCGCACCTCGCCCGCCAGCCCCAGCTCGCCGATGACCACGGCCTCGGGATCGGCAGGCCGGTCCCGGTGGCTGGAGGCCAGGGCGACCGCCAGGGCCAGATCCAGGGCCGGTTCGTCCACCCGCAGCCCGCCTGCCACCTTGAGGTACACGTCACAACCGCCCAGGTGGAGGCCGGCCCGCTTGTCGAGCACCGCCAGCACCAGGGCGGCCCGGCCCAGATCCAGGCCCGTGGCCACGCGGCGAGGGTTGCCGTAGGGGGCCGGCGCCACCAGGGCCTGGATCTCCACCAGCAGGGGCCGCGTCCCCTCCACGGCGGCCACCACCGCCGAGCCCGCCGCCCCCCGGGGCCGCTCGGAAAGCAGCCGCGCCGACGGGTTGGCCACCTCCGCCAGGCCGCGATCCTGCATCTCGAACAGGGCGATCTCGTGGGTCGCCCCGAAGCGGTTCTTGATGGCCCGCAGCAGGCGGTAGGCGTGGTGGGCGGGCGATTCGAAGTAGAGCACGGCGTCGACCATGTGCTCGACCACCCGCGGCCCGGCGATGGTCCCCGCCCGCGTGACGTGGCCCACCAGCACCAGGACCACCGGCAGCCGCTTGGTCACCGCCATCAGGAGCGCCACGCTCTCCCGGACCTGGCTGACGCTGCCCGGTGCCGAGGCCACGTCGGGGTGCGCCAGGGTCTGGATGGAGTCGATCACCGCCAGGGCGGGCTGGTAGCGGCCGATGGCCTCCGCCGCCTGC
This is a stretch of genomic DNA from Thermaerobacter sp. PB12/4term. It encodes these proteins:
- the radA gene encoding DNA repair protein RadA, with the protein product MASRTVFTCQACGHASPKWLGRCPDCGAWNTFVEERAAAPARGGGRRSGHSLAGVLAAATEPVEPIALHQVDAGRQPRLPTGMAELDRVLGGGFVPGSVVLVGGDPGVGKSTLLLQVSQHLAARGSPVLYVTGEESAAQVRLRAERLGALAPDLAVLPTTDALQAAEAIGRYQPALAVIDSIQTLAHPDVASAPGSVSQVRESVALLMAVTKRLPVVLVLVGHVTRAGTIAGPRVVEHMVDAVLYFESPAHHAYRLLRAIKNRFGATHEIALFEMQDRGLAEVANPSARLLSERPRGAAGSAVVAAVEGTRPLLVEIQALVAPAPYGNPRRVATGLDLGRAALVLAVLDKRAGLHLGGCDVYLKVAGGLRVDEPALDLALAVALASSHRDRPADPEAVVIGELGLAGEVRSVQRVDERVREAQRLGFRRVVLPRGNLTPALAGVAGELELVPVQRVEEAIAATVG